The sequence tttttttaactcATGAGTGCCAGATTAAGTATCTTGTTGTAGTCATGCTCATGTATAAATATCTTCCCATAATGCAAATGAAGTATTCGATTGCTCTGCCAAATCTGATAGTCATTAGCAAGCTGATTGATTAGGATTAAGAAAGCAtaaaggaatcctcttatatagaaaacaTCTTAGGAAATGgaaggataggattaagaggtgattCAAGGATAAACGgttagctaggattaaagggtaggtatagaaaatgggaaaatattaAGAGGGTAGTAaagataaattaagagatgaatgacaagtttcatggagggaaaaagctaatgaattaattaactaattaaagatctatttaattaataaaataagtgggaccaattagataaataaaatacttatttaatttagggaaaaaataatttaaataaataaaaattatttatttaaatagggaaagactagaaaaggattagtgaattaaataaataaataaataatttctttaattaggCTAGGAAAATTTTAGGCGTCTATAGATACCAATTTTAGGGTCTTATAATGTAGTTCTATATTTTAATCCCAATGCCTTTTCTTGgtcttatttatttgttttatacaAATTCATAGTTTTTGGACTTGTACAACTTCAAGGCCTCTTATGTCCTTAGTTTGATTATAAGAATATAAAACCCACTAAGATTAATCTATCAAGCTCTTGAAGAAATCGATTACCTTGCATTCAAGATGTTACTAGGTCTATGTTATTCATGTAGACCTTGTGTCTAGATTGAGCTTTGAATTATTCTTCAAGTTTTCCTTTTGTGTTTTCCCTCAATCTCTATTGTTACCTTTTACTTTTATGTTTCTATGGGGTGTATATTTCAAAATGTATATTCTCACTTTGCACTCTATACCAAGGGCATAAAAGATCTTTCTTTAGTTTATTGAACATCATGTAATTCAAGACAATAAATTTTTTTCGTATGTATGTATTCATATTATAATGATGTAATTACACATTTATGtcaatttccatttaattttgtgtgtttttttttttaagaaggTATTTATATCGAATCCAAAGAATCATTAGCTACCTAATATAGGAACATGGGCCTTAGGTTAACACCTCTTCAACTAAGAGTCATGGATTAAGGGGTATCTATCCCATTAAAATTGTCTAAGACACAATTTTGACCTCATGATTTATAGTGTCATGACTTTGCACTCAACAATACTTGATCCTTAGTGGGTTCATTTAGAACCTTTCAACTTCAACACTATACCAAGTGTGCAATGAAAATTTGTGTCTATGTTAAAAGAATGTTTAAATATATTAGATTTCGGCAATCATACAATATTATTTGTAGCTTCTTGATTATCTTACATCTTGTTGAACAAtatttcatcctaatgatggatcacagtgTTATCCGAAATGTTGATGGTTAAAAATTTCTCACACAATCAAATACTAAAACAACAAACAATGTTTTAATATAGTTATTTATTGATAAACAGTGCAATTTTATATGAAATCAGACATAACTTAGTTATTACAAATACACATccaaatgttatttcaattattgaacacaaaacaaaaatattTGTCATTAACTATGCAAATTGAACTCTTTTAACTTCATATGTTTTTAAGAATGAGTTTTCCACAATTCATAGAGATGTAACTAATGACTTTTAGATTTAGttatataaatttttaatattgATGTTTCAAATTGCATTCAATAATCCATCATTTCACTCATTATCCTAATACTAAATCAGCTAGTTTGATATGAATTATAAAAAGATAAATTAtaacaattttttatattacattatattcattaatttttttttaattaagttaatttaacaaaataaaatcTAATAGTTGACTATATTTAAtactattttaattctaattccaCTATGACggaattgaaagaattaataatTACCTAGTACAATTTGGATAACGTACTCTGTCTTGAGAGCCATGACACTACAATGAAACAGAGATGTACAGCTAAATTCAGACTGTTTTATTCCTCTGAAAGGCAAAGAGATACGACATAGAAGAAAACACAAATCTAGTTGACAATTTATTTTCCAAATCCATCACCACACCACACTCAAACCCACCATGCCATTTCTAAGATATTTCTCAACTAAGAAACTTCATTAAAACCAGTGCTGTCAACGAAAAGATCGCCACCATTGACGGTGCAAACATTGCGCCTGCGTTATCTGGAGCGGGAGCTGAAAGAAAAAAAAAGGTCCACAAAAATTAAAATAATGTGCTAGATAATCATGACATATTTTACAATTTTACAAGTAGCTATACATGAAGATTGCAGAAATCTTACCAGGTGAATCGGGGAATAAAGGCCATTTGAATGGGTTTGGAGAAGGCTCGGGTGCACCTTGTAGAAGGAaaaaatgaatatttaaatttagaatcatttaatttattaaaaaaatcacaTAAGGATAAAAGTGTGTTGAGAGTCTATGTATTTTATGAGGATTTTTTTGTTTAGATttgattatataatttttttttaatcattaataCAGATCATCATTTGACTCTATGATCTATTATTTGgatgaaaagaaaagagaagataaATGAATCATGAAATATGATTTAATATTGATGATTAAAAAAGTATATAATGAATGAAATATGAATTATACATAAAATTGCAGAAATCTTACCGGAACCAGGGAAACCAGACCATCCAGGGATTGTAGAAGGCTTTGGTGTACCTTGTAGAAGAAACAAGGAACATTAAAATTTAGAACCATCCAGTTTGTAAAAAGACACAAAAACGTAAAAGTGAACACtttcaattattgatgatgaggGTCTATTCATTATCAATATTTTGAGATTTGATCAAAGTTAGTCTAGTATATTTTGAGATttgattatataatattttttcattatcaatatttcagatcatatttTATAATCCATCATTGGAATGAGATAATAAGAAAAATAAATGAATTATGAAATATGATTGATAACATTGATGGAGAAAAAAATTTAgataatcaaatcaaaaaatatatTGAATTAATATTTTAGCATAACAGAATTTTAAATCTTTTGAATCCACAATTAAAATCTATTAAATACAACAAATCTACTTAAAAAATGTGTAGTCATTACTAAACAATAATCATAATCTAATCTTATTTGAACTTATATTCTTGAATATAAGACATAACACATTTTATACACTtcatattaaagaaaaatatatatttggtATATAACATAATACTGAATGTGTTGTTTTCTCTTCCTCCTACTTGAACTTTTATTGCTGAATATAAAATATAACATATTTTATACAATTTATAACAAAAATTATATGTTTGGTTGAGATTGTTCTGTTTGCCCTCTATAATATAATACTGATTGTGTTATTTTCTCTTCTTTCTGATGATGTATTATTTTATTGAGTATAGTTGATAGTGAAATAACCATAGCTAAATCTTGGTTGAACTTATATTCCTGAATTTAAGACATAAGATATTTTATACAATTTATAAAGGATAATAGACTGTAGAAAACTCATACCAACtactattttgttttctttctataTTGATATACAAATTATATTATTTCTAATAAAAATTTTTAACTAACAGACTTCAAATAAACATCTAAAATCTTCCACTGAGGGAACTTCTTAATCATCCCTATCATCTGTAAAAACTTCATGTTTCATAAAAATTCATGAAACTATATTGAAATTTGAATCCTAATACCTTTGTTGCAACTGCTGATAGGTGGAGTTTGAACGTTGCAGTCCTGGGGAAGTTCTGACACCTTGGTCATATTGATATTCAATCCACCCCTATTGCCATTTAACGCCTCGCAGAGACAGTTGAAGTGGGTTTTGACAACGTTGCCGAAGGCTGTGCAGCACTCTCCAGATGGCTTTGGATCGGCGCCTGTAACGAAACCGAGGCAGGGAATCAAGGTTTGAAGCACAGAACCACATTCAGATGACAGTGCAGCCACGTCAGCACCGCCAATCAAAGCCACCATGACCATGAAAGCCATTACAATCTTTGCTTTCGCCATGAATGATATCACAGAAAATATTAACTAAAGACCAAACTGGAGAAAAACTCTGTaaacaaaaaccaaaaagaaaGAAGAGTCTTGGAAACCCGAATGCAGATTGCCTGTGGAGAAGGGATTTTAAAGGCCTCCGAAATCAAACATCGATTTCCTAAACGCATTCCTCGACGAGCTTTTGAATTAATCGCCC is a genomic window of Cryptomeria japonica chromosome 7, Sugi_1.0, whole genome shotgun sequence containing:
- the LOC131061228 gene encoding non-specific lipid transfer protein GPI-anchored 5-like produces the protein MAKAKIVMAFMVMVALIGGADVAALSSECGSVLQTLIPCLGFVTGADPKPSGECCTAFGNVVKTHFNCLCEALNGNRGGLNINMTKVSELPQDCNVQTPPISSCNKGTPKPSTIPGWSGFPGSGAPEPSPNPFKWPLFPDSPAPAPDNAGAMFAPSMVAIFSLTALCHGSQDRVRYPNCTR